Proteins from a genomic interval of Papaver somniferum cultivar HN1 chromosome 4, ASM357369v1, whole genome shotgun sequence:
- the LOC113276002 gene encoding ubiquitin-conjugating enzyme E2 2-like translates to MSTPSRKRLMRDFKRLQQDPPAGISGAPQDNNIMLWNAVIFGPDDTPWDGGTFKLTLQFTEDYPNKPPTVKFVSRMFHPNIYADGSICLDILQNQWSPIYDVAAILTSIQSLLCDPNPNSPANSEAARMYSENNREYNRKVREVVEQSWTAD, encoded by the exons ATGTCAACTCCATCAAGAAAGAGGTTGATGAGGGACTTCAAGAGGTTGCAGCAAGATCCTCCTGCTGGAATTAGTGGTGCACCTCAAGACAACAATATAATGCTTTGGAATGCTGTTATATTTGG CCCTGACGACACTCCTTGGGATGGAG GAACGTTTAAGCTGACTCTACAGTTTACGGAGGATTATCCAAATAAACCACCAACCGTCAAATTCGTCTCCCGAATGTTCCATCCAAATA TCTACGCTGATGGGAGTATTTGCTTGGATATCCTACAAAACCAGTGGAGTCCTATATATGATGTAGCTGCCATTCTTACTTCCATCCAG TCGCTGCTTTGCGACCCGAATCCAAACTCCCCTGCCAACTCTGAAGCTGCACGTATGTATAGTGAGAATAATCGAGAGTACAACAGAAAAGTACGTGAAGTTGTCGAGCAGAGCTGGACAGCAGACTAA